The genomic stretch TTCTACTATAGGTGCTACCTAATCCTCTCTCTAATATTGTCGTTTTTAATCTTATTTCGTCTAGTCTTACCACACATCCAACTCAACATCGTCATCTCGTCTAGTCTAGTCTTACCCCAACACTCTCTAATGCTGTAttgaaaattgaaagaaattagTCATTTTGGAACATTTTTTTTTTGACAAATATGTCATTTATGTTGAGACAGAGATGGATGGTGTATAAACTATTCTTAGAATGCAACCTTTAAACTTGTCTAAtaattaaatatatgtgtttaTAGTGTCAGAAAATGCAGAAGTACCGGTTGCAAAGATGTGGTCTTAGAAGTGCTACAATTTAACTATTTTCGAGCATAATTGTCTTATGGATGAAAGACACATGCTTAATGAACAATAATTTTAATTTACACTGAAGAAACTGTGCAGTGTTTTTTTCCAATGTCAAGAAAAGGGGGAAAATAATGTTGTGTTCTTGGAAAtcatttaaatttaatttaaattttcCATTTGTTTCACTAAAAATGCAAGTTGTATATGATAATTTTAACTGTGACTGAATCAGTGTTGTCAAATATCGGCCATGGCGAATTGCGGTGGCAGATTTTTTGACAACCGCCGTGAGCTATGTGTGAAGGATGGATGCGCCAATCGCCATGACATTTTATGGCGGAATCTGGCTTTCCGCAATCACAACCGATAACACTGGTTTAAAGGCACAGAGAAGTTTCGTTTTGTTTGATATGTGTCATTTTTATGTTTTAGTTACTCTTGGTTTTCTTTCTTGCAGATAATTGATGTTCTGGAATTTATCCCTTCCCATGTGGTGGTATGTTTTATCCTTGCATTTATCTACGTGAAATGCTTGCATTTCCTTTAAGTTTATTATCCTCACTAGTTATCTGTGTGAAAAGGTTGCATTTCCCTTTTCGTGTATACAATCAGTTAGTCTGGCTAAATAATGGTTTCTTTTGCATGCAGGTAGTGTTTGACCATGATGGTAAGATATCGAATTCCTCTTCTATATTTGCTAGTATATTTTGCATTCTATTTGGATCCCTCATGGTAATAGAAAATAAGTTtcttttaattataataataataatactctattttgattattttattcTTGGGATGTGCTTCCATTGGTCATAAATTGAGTTGAAGTTTTGTTTGCATGTAGGGTTGTGTTACACACCTTATGTTTCGATAAGATCATGTTGTTTTTTTTGACCAAGTTAGGATTCTGTTATTGACCAAAAACATTATAAAAAAATCATTGACTGTTCACAACGATAATATAGATGCTGAGGGGAGACATAGGCATTAGGGTCAAAATGATGGACTTAAGAGGGTATTTGTGTAAACATCTTAATTTAACGTCAATAAACACTTTATATGAGAGCTTATGCATAAGTTGATTTTACAATCAAAGAGACATTGAGGATAAGCTATGTGTATAAGCTGTTTCTGTAAGTGATTTTGGAATGCCTATAAACAAATATTAAAACAACTTACGGGTATATTATAAGTTAGTTTTATGAACTCTTACAAAAAGTGAGCAAGTACGTCTGTTTTAAGCAAATTAGATCCCGCCTAATCCTTCCTTAGTGGATGAACCCTTAAGACTGGAAATGCGTTCTTGAAGTAAACCAAAAGCAGAATTGACACCCGTGCAACTTTATTACTGTTAATATCGTCTTTCCCGTGAAGAGGCCTAACCAATACGGTCTGGATTTTCAACTGAACGTCCATCAATAATTTCGATTTAAATAACACTGATGTCTACGGAGCACTTGGATGTTTTTTTCTACACAAAAAGCAGTGAGGATATGTTGAAATGGTCATGAAAATAGAGTAGTTTGATGCGGTTTAGTGTGACTTAAAATTTTAACATGCACATATTTCTTCAGTCTGAATTCCAGACCGGTCCTTAAGAAATTGTTTGTCATACATCCTTTATGCTTCAAATCAAAGAGATGAGAATCTTTTTACCCTTGGAAAGCATAAATAGATTTAACGAATTATTGTTTGATTGATGATTCCTCAAAAAACTCTTGCACTGATAACCAAGGCTGTTGTATTTATGCAAAACTTATTATGATCAATGAAGAAAGTGTCATAGAAGGAATATTATGATCAGTTGAGTGCAAGTTGCTTCTACAAGTTATTGATGCACTGGTGGCATTTGGGCATACTAAGGATTTGTACACATCATTTTGCATATCTTTCTCCTTAGAGTGTAACTTGCGTTTCTCAAGTGATTTGTTTAAAGCCTCTCTCGATTGTCAAGTAAAATCTTAATAAAGGAATCCTTTTCATTTCAGGAGTTCCTTTTCGTCATACTTGTAATTCATCAAAAGAAAGTTTTACTGCTAAAGGTATGTTAAATTCTGAGTTTCAGTATCTTTGAGGGATGAAATCGGAATGTAAGACCAATATCAAAATTTAAACCCCTTTGTTTTGTGGTTATATATGGGTAAGGGCCGAGTGTAatgtaattttaattttttatccTCTAATTCTGACAGAAGCCCAAGGTATGAGAACAGTATGGATAGgttgtttattttatttattgaaGAAGTTACAATTACAGAAGAAAAATTCTCAGTTATTCCAGAGCCTGGCTGCTTAGAGAGATGTAAAAAAAACATAACATTGTCTGTCCCTGTGAATCATCCTTTCTCTCCACAGTTCCCATCAAATTCTCCTATTTGAGTATTTAAAGATATGTTTGGCTTCCCCAGATAAATTGTTTTTTCACATTGTCCCTGCCCACCTTAAACAAAACTCCTCTTGCTCCTGGCCTTCTTATTGGCGATACATACTAGGTATACCTTTTGATGTTCATACTTCATATAGTCTAGGTTAATTCATTCAAATGAAGTACTTTGGTCATCAAATGGTTGGTGGTAATCCAGATAATACTCTCAACTTCTTAGGAGGGGAATAACAAGAAAGAAAGGTTCTGGACTTTGAATTTGGAGGATATAATGCTTTCAGTGTCATTTCTAGCAGAAAGTGTTGATGTTCTACTCCTCGGTTGATTTCCTTGTAGTTTGTTCTTTTTGGGCTTCAGCCCTCCTGTTTCCCCAAATAAACATAAGTGATTATGTTCTTCCCGGGCcgttttttctcatttttatttatATTCCTTCTTCAAGCTTCATTGGGACCACAATATCTATGTTAGAATTGTAAGATGTAATAATGTGGTTGCATGACCTTAATATTATATTCTGCTTTTATTTGTCTCACTTTGGATTTTAGTGATGCTTTGATTCAATTTGAACATTTGGACCGGGATAGTTAATATTGTATTTTGTGGTATTTTTGGAATAAAAGTTAAATGACTAGTTAACCTTTTTATTTGAGATTTACCTGATTCTTTGACCATGTTCTTAACACATTGTTTTACAGCTTCTTAATGTGATGCGTCCTAATTTGATGTGCACTTTGTTTGAAGGCCAGAACTTTAGGCACAATCTATACCCTTCGTACAAGAGCAATCGTCCTCCTACTCCTGATACCATTGTTCAGGGACTTCAATACCTCAAAGCATCCATCAAGGCTATGTCCATAAAAGTCATTGAGGCAAGTTGTGGATTTATATTGCTTAGAGGTTTTAAGGGTGTATATTTAACTTATATAAATTCATTAAATGATAGGTTCCAGGTGTAGAAGCAGATGATGTGATTGGAACATTAGCCTTAAGGAGTGTTGATGCCGGGTACAAGGTGATATTACTAATTAATAGCTTCAAGATAGAGGAATGGTTCACACTCTCTAACTCCGATGCACCTCTAcaaatttaaagaaaaaatgaaaataaatattttcttgacCAAGTGAAAAATTTACCACTACAGTTGTAAGCGTGTGTTCATGTTGCTGAATAAAACCATTCCTTAAGACATATAACTTCATATTATTATACTATTATGAATTAATGTTAAATCATGTACTCGGTTATTGAAAAGGAGGGAGGGGCAATTATAAATGGGATTAGTCTGCTTGAATAATAAAATCTAAATAGCATGGTGCTAGAATAATAAAATCTAAATAGCATGGTGCTGCAGCTTTTTGTCATGGAAATGCCCTCAGTGATATTATTAAGTCCCTGTCACTAATTTGTCTCATCTTGATGATAGGTACGAGTTGTCTCCCCAGACAAAGACTTTTTTCAGATTCTATCTCCGTCGTTACGTCTCCTAAGACTTGCTCCACGTGGTGATGAGTAAGTATCAGACATGATTTAGAGTTAATATCATAATGATTTAGTGCAATAACTAATAGGAATTTATTTTTATCTCTGCTATAAAATTATGAGAATTGTCTAATTAAGGGTTTTTATTCTTTTTTCCTCTTACCCTTTTTTACATAAAAAATTACATTACCGGAGGAAGAAATTGAAAAAGATGTTGCTCTAAACTCTCTGGCTGTGCAGTTTTTCAGAGTGGGGACAGTTTTAATTTACGGGCTATATAAATAATATGATGTTgctttatatattttttttgtttctaTTATTTTTGAGTTCTGTATTACTTGGAATATTATCGGTACCATATACTGGGCAATTCAGAAAAAATAATATACTTTCTTACACGTCAAGTTAAAAACAAATTGCAACAAAGCTATGGCGAAAAGGTTTTCAACATTTTCAGTTTTCATTTTTTAAATTGTGTTCATTTAAATTGTTAACAAGGAGATGAAACTTGCGTGATGGGCAATTGTGATAGAGAGTAGTTGTGTTCATTTTTTCAGAAACAATGAAAGACTGGTTTTGgaaatttttatatttttagaAATATCTTGATCTATTTTCAAAAGTTGTAAAAGAAAATAGTGAGAGAAATATTGGATCTATACTCTCTTATGTTTATTAGCGAAGGTAAAATGAAAGCATGAAAAATGGGAAATAAACTGACCTTTATTTGGTTGATTGTAATCTCCCATTCTAAGTAAATAAGTTGTTTACTCTTATATTTTAAGAGTTTTTTTTTTCTCAATAGGGTGGTTTCATTTGGAGTTGAGGACTTTGAAAAGCGATATGGAGGTCTGAAACCATCCCAGTTTGTGGATATGATTGCACTTTCTGGTGACAGATCTGATAATATTCCAGGTTATTTTGTGCTCCTCTCTATTTGGAACATCATTTTTATGAAATTATTCAAAATTGAACGAGGTTATGAAGTCCGAAAgcttttcaaaattcaaatatGAGGGCATGCTTAATTTCTTATTTGTCACCTTTGAAATCAATGGATGATAAGATCTGTTAAAGTATTAGGATTATTACTTCAGTATTACTAGTCTTGTTATGTCAGGAGTGTGTTCTGTACCTGTGCCTCATCCAGTATCTTATTAGTAAGCAGTGTTCTCCCATTTCTCCTTTCTATCTTTTCCTATAATTTCAACAAGACCAAAATCCTATACAGTAACATTATAGAAAAAGTATAAGAGAGGAGCCACTTAATCTGCAAAATGAATGACCCATTTTAATTTACAATgcaaattaattcattttttcCAATTGTACCCTTTATTATTATTACTTTCATCACTCCCAATACTTGATAATAGGTACTTTGGTAAAGACATTCTTCTCTCTTTCATTTATATACACCTTTCTTAATATGCGTGAAATAGTCAACTAGATCACTCATTATGGGACGGACGGAGGGAGTACTTCTCAATTCTCATACATCATAGCTTAATTCCTTTCGGACTGAAAtctcaaaaaaataaaaataaaaatgaagtaCACCATGTAATTGTTTCCCTGGACACTCATGTTTGTCACTGCATATGCTGATTAAAAACATTGGATGTTAATCTCCCATGTTTTGCAGATTTATGTCTTAATATACTCCTttagcaacaacaacaacaaccaaatATACTCCTTAAACATTGTTTTGAAATAGAAAACTTGTTGCCAACTCGTAAATGTTAGGTTCCTAAACATTGCAATCTATTTTACAGCATTTCATTCTTACTTCAAGTTCTGTTCCTGAACTTTATTTGTAACGAGATTATTATTATAAGGAACACCTAATTAAATATACAGGGGAAACAAAATTCAATACATTCCATTCTTCAAGGAACCACTTCCTCTAGGGTCATTCCTGCTTTGTCGAATCATCATTTATTGTCTTTCTACATATCAAACTGATGAATCATTACCTATGATTAGAGTCGAGAATGGAATGACTATTTTTTTTCAAAGCATGCTTTTCAGTTTTCAGGGGACAAGTTATATTTGCTTCTTAGATTTTATTAAGTGTTTAATACTTTTAATATTTTGTAAATACAGGAGTTAATGGGATTGGTGACATGTATGCTGTGCAATTGATCAGTAAATTTGGTGAGGTTTCATTAACTTTCTCATTTTTTTCAAAAGTAAATATGTTCTGGCATCATGAGAAGTCAACTTTCAGCAAGCACTGTgatttctgattttatttccagAGTCAACTACTAAGAATAGTTAGTCTTATCTAATACACAAGCTTCTTTTATTTTCTTTGCCCAAAGTGAGCATCTAAGGAAACTTGGTATGAGAAAAGAAAATGAGTGTGTTAGTAAATTTGTTATGCACCCTATGCCAGTCCATAGGAGAAATGTGTAGCATGGAAAGAGAGGAGTCTAGGTCAAAGGTAGATAAAATTCGATAGGGAAAGGAGAGATTAGACTTGAATTTGGTAGGGTTTGCACCAGGAGTTGTTGACCAAAGTCCTGGTCTATCTGCGTAGTTTCTTTTCTTTCTGTTTATTGTTTGAGATAGAGATTCTGCACTGTATTTTCTGCATGTCATTGGAAATTGCTTCTTCTTCCGTAATCAAATAATTGGGTTCTTATCATCATTCCTTTGTTATATTCTTTAAGTGTTTGGCATGGCTGGAAAATCACATATTAGTTTTCCAGAAAATATAAATGTAAATTTATGGGCAAAAAAATGTCTATATTTCTTTCTTTCTGCATATGATTGCTTCTGACTCATTTCTTTTTTGCTTTTGGTTCTCATCCTTAGTGTTGTTTTGATGCCTATTTAAATTACTAATGTTTTGTTGGATGGTTGCTTGGCTGGCATTTGATTATTTAGTCATCCAAATAATCTAACAATGTAGAACAAACTTATTTGAAAAGTGTGTATTGTTACTCAGTCTTGTATTTTCATTTATTTCTGTATTTATCTATGATTTTATGTCATCATCTCCACTTTTTGAATAGGCACATTGGAAAGGTTGTTGGAATCTGTTGATCAAATCAAAGAGGATCGCATTAGAAAGGTATTCCCGATTCATGGTTATTCATCATGTAATGTGTAAAATGTTCTCACTGAAGCTTGTTATATCTTATTCAACATGATTAAAAAGATCTATTTAGCATCTGAATATAATTCTATCCCTTGTTTGAAACTATACTATATATGAGATACTATTGTTTTTACCTTTCGGAAGCGATCTAGTTGTGACCATTATGATGTCAATACCGACATTGTGATTtcttttgccattttctttgcagACCTTAATTGAAAATGCCGAGCAGGCTCGATTAAGCAAGGAACTGGCAAGCATCTCAATCTCTGATATTTTTTGTTGTTTTCATATACACATTTTTTTCTGTTTCTTATTCTGTCTTTTTATCCTTTAACCTGCAATTCGCATTTATACATTGGTGTTCAAAATTATGACAGGCACTGTTGCGTTCTGATCTCCCATCCTACATGGTACCATTTTCTGTAAAAGATCTCTTGTTTCATAAACCCGAGGTTTGTGACACCCAAGGCAGTTTCAATTTTCCATTTAGGTTTTTTATTTAGTTTTTGGCATGATCTTTTAGGTCCAACTATAGACCTTATTTAAAAGCCTCATATTTAGTGTAAGTTTTTGTACCATACGTATAATCATGCTCTCATCTCATAACTACATGGCATTTGCTTTAATACTGTGTCGGTGGATGAGATTAAGAATAGTAACAGCAGTAAAAATATGGGTTATTATTAAATGATCAGTTGAAACTTTACCCAAGACATTCATTCACGCATTTCTGAATTTATAATCGAACACCTAATCTTATGCATTGTTATTAAATGCAATAAACTTCAGTTCTGTAAATGTATGGGACTAGGCTATTAAGCTTTGACATTCACGATACATCTAACATTTGAAAATATAAATT from Lathyrus oleraceus cultivar Zhongwan6 chromosome 7, CAAS_Psat_ZW6_1.0, whole genome shotgun sequence encodes the following:
- the LOC127108154 gene encoding uncharacterized protein LOC127108154 isoform X1, translated to MACCCKYNYLFLHSHFLWRRVPFPRRRVTVTATAGIYSRNFQSPKLLSSSRAPLSKGYCTEALDSRGDGVVSATSQSNATLAPEISYGAAPAVQLGSVSNAEAAGSSDSFNGRVMLIDGTSVIHRAYYKLLAKLHHGHLTHADGNGDWVLTIFSALSFIIDVLEFIPSHVVVVFDHDGVPFRHTCNSSKESFTAKGQNFRHNLYPSYKSNRPPTPDTIVQGLQYLKASIKAMSIKVIEVPGVEADDVIGTLALRSVDAGYKVRVVSPDKDFFQILSPSLRLLRLAPRGDEVVSFGVEDFEKRYGGLKPSQFVDMIALSGDRSDNIPGVNGIGDMYAVQLISKFGTLERLLESVDQIKEDRIRKTLIENAEQARLSKELALLRSDLPSYMVPFSVKDLLFHKPEDNGSKFNSLLTAISAYAEGFSADPILRRTVRLWEKLDSR
- the LOC127108154 gene encoding uncharacterized protein LOC127108154 isoform X2, whose product is MACCCKYNYLFLHSHFLWRRVPFPRRRVTVTATAGIYSRNFQSPKLLSSSRAPLSKGYCTEALDSRGDGVVSATSQSNATLAPEISYGAAPAVQLGSVSNAEAAGSSDSFNGRVMLIDGTSVIHRAYYKLLAKLHHGHLTHADGNGDWVLTIFSALSFIIDVLEFIPSHVVVVFDHDGQNFRHNLYPSYKSNRPPTPDTIVQGLQYLKASIKAMSIKVIEVPGVEADDVIGTLALRSVDAGYKVRVVSPDKDFFQILSPSLRLLRLAPRGDEVVSFGVEDFEKRYGGLKPSQFVDMIALSGDRSDNIPGVNGIGDMYAVQLISKFGTLERLLESVDQIKEDRIRKTLIENAEQARLSKELALLRSDLPSYMVPFSVKDLLFHKPEDNGSKFNSLLTAISAYAEGFSADPILRRTVRLWEKLDSR